From a region of the Roseivirga sp. 4D4 genome:
- a CDS encoding response regulator, with translation MIRVFIVDDHQVVIDGLSSILSEDDNIQFCGSAQNGKEALHQLQSVSPDVLLLDINMPEMDGISVIKELRKREDKTRILVLTMHNNPQFTKQLIQLDVEGCVLKNAGKKELIQAISDVNDGERYFGKDVTETLFADVKKTEKAVEKVQLTKREVQIIRLIASEYTTNEIATDLAISTHTVDTHRKNIVSKLAVKNTAGLVKFAIENGLV, from the coding sequence ATGATTAGAGTCTTTATTGTTGACGATCACCAGGTGGTAATTGATGGTTTGTCCTCCATTCTTTCGGAAGACGACAACATCCAATTCTGCGGCAGTGCGCAAAATGGTAAGGAAGCCTTGCATCAGCTTCAATCTGTTTCTCCAGATGTGCTACTGCTCGACATCAATATGCCTGAAATGGACGGTATTTCCGTCATCAAGGAGCTCAGAAAAAGAGAAGATAAGACCCGCATACTGGTTCTTACCATGCATAACAACCCACAATTCACTAAGCAACTAATACAGCTGGATGTGGAGGGCTGTGTATTAAAGAATGCCGGCAAAAAAGAATTGATACAGGCTATCAGCGATGTGAACGATGGGGAACGCTACTTTGGTAAAGATGTCACGGAAACGCTTTTTGCTGATGTCAAAAAGACTGAAAAGGCGGTAGAAAAAGTACAGCTAACCAAGCGCGAAGTTCAGATTATCCGCTTAATCGCTTCCGAATACACAACCAATGAAATCGCCACGGATTTGGCCATTAGTACACATACGGTAGACACGCACAGGAAAAATATCGTCAGCAAGCTTGCCGTGAAGAATACGGCAGGTCTTGTAAAGTTTGCTATCGAGAACGGTTTGGTCTAG
- a CDS encoding phosphatase PAP2 family protein — translation MIDQLEQWDKSLFKFLNGAHNDLFDFLMPWISDKWVWIPLYALLIYLLVKHEKGNLAFTLIGIGVLILISDQVASGILKPWVGRLRPCHDPELADSVHLLKGCGGRHGFASSHASNSFAVAIFCWVLLKDHVKYIWLLIPWAALVAYSRVYLGVHFPGDIIAGGLIGIGAAYFVFFLKSRLEKLKPLKNG, via the coding sequence GGAGCACATAACGACCTATTCGACTTTCTGATGCCATGGATCAGTGACAAGTGGGTTTGGATTCCACTATATGCCCTACTCATCTACCTTTTGGTTAAACATGAAAAAGGCAACCTGGCCTTCACCCTTATCGGTATTGGAGTCTTGATCTTAATCAGTGATCAAGTGGCATCTGGTATTCTAAAACCATGGGTCGGTAGGCTAAGACCTTGCCATGACCCTGAATTAGCTGACAGTGTCCATTTACTTAAAGGTTGTGGCGGTCGGCATGGGTTTGCTTCTTCACATGCCTCAAACTCCTTTGCGGTAGCCATATTTTGCTGGGTGCTTTTAAAAGATCATGTCAAATACATTTGGCTATTAATACCATGGGCAGCCTTAGTGGCCTACAGCCGTGTCTATCTAGGTGTTCACTTTCCAGGAGATATCATCGCAGGTGGTCTGATCGGCATAGGTGCAGCTTATTTTGTTTTCTTCTTGAAGTCTCGTTTAGAGAAATTAAAACCGTTGAAAAATGGGTAA